The Geitlerinema sp. PCC 9228 genomic interval GAGGCAGAGCTTTCAAGCTCCCGTCTTTTTTCGTAAAAAGCGAGGCACACACTTCGATAGCCAAACCAAGCGTGGAGACCGGACGTACTATCCGTACCATCCGTATTTTCCACGGGCAGACCAATTTCCTTGCTAGCATCCAACACTGCTATTATATAGGTTTCTCGTCCCAGGGGAAGGGGTGATTCCCCTCAACTTGGTGAATGATAATGGAACCTGTAGCTATCCACTGGCTTGCGCTTCTGGGGATTCCGGTGCCGATTGGAGAACGTTGGTCAACTCGAGAATACCTTTTTGCAGGCGTCGAGTCATGGTCATGGGGCTAACCCCAACGAGTTTGGCTACTTGCTTGCGCGATAGCTGTTGGTAAAAGACCAATTCAATCGCTTCCCGGCTTTTATCTTCCAAACGGTTTAAAGCCACTGCCAACGCTTGTCGTTCTTCTTGAATTTGCTGCCAGTTTTGTTCTTTCTCATCGAGTAAAATATCTTTGAGGGTCGTCGCGCTATCGTCTTGTTGGGTAATGGCAGCATCCAGACTCAGGGGCATGCAATTTTGCGTGGCCAGTTGGCTTTCTTGCCACTCCGACAAAGAAACTCCTAAAGCATTGGCAATTTCTTCGTCGTTGGGACGCCAACCGCGTTTGGCTGCTAGGGAATTGCTCACCTTTTGCCCGCGCCGTTGTAATTCCCGCCAGCGACGGGGGATTTTCACCGTGTGGCCGCGATCGCGCAGGTAATGGAGCATTTCGCCGCGAATGTAGGGAACGGCGAAGGAACTAAAGGCACAACCTGTGGTAGGATCGAAACGCTCGATGGCACGTATTAAACCCAAGTAACCAATTTGTTCGAGGTCCTCGTAAGGTTCGCGGCACTGTTGGTGAATCCGGTGGGCAACCTTGCGAACCAGACCTTGATGTAGGCGTACGAGTTGGTTGCGGGTGTGGACACTGTGGGTTTGTTGGTAGCGGACCAACAATTCCATGCTTTGGGTGTGTTGTACGGAACTAGAAGTTGCCATTTTTCCTCTCCTACCCCACTAACAACGGATTTTTTTAGGGGCGATCGCAGGTAAATTGTTCGATTTACTTTTATTCTCCTCAACGAAGTTAGATGTCACTATCGTTATTTCACGGAACTTCTAGCCAAATTTAAGTGGGTAGGGCAGAAAACTCCGTACAAACACGCAAAAGGGAAGGGAGGGGGCGGCTGTCAGAGGGAATGGTGATGGGGAAATGGGGGCACGCAAACCAGAAAGGGAGACGATCGCCAAAATAGGTGGCTTGGCCATCTCCCCATGGAAGGACACAACAGCGCGTCCGTGCCCGATTGGGCTGTTATTTGCTCAAAAATTCGTTACACTAGCTAACAGAAGGTTTTTTTTAAATCGTAGAGACATTAACCAGGTGGCCTATGAGCGATCGACGAGAACCAAGGCTTCGCATCGTTTCCTTATTGCCGAGCGCTACCGAAATCGTAGCTTGTTTGGGGGA includes:
- a CDS encoding sigma-70 family RNA polymerase sigma factor; amino-acid sequence: MATSSSVQHTQSMELLVRYQQTHSVHTRNQLVRLHQGLVRKVAHRIHQQCREPYEDLEQIGYLGLIRAIERFDPTTGCAFSSFAVPYIRGEMLHYLRDRGHTVKIPRRWRELQRRGQKVSNSLAAKRGWRPNDEEIANALGVSLSEWQESQLATQNCMPLSLDAAITQQDDSATTLKDILLDEKEQNWQQIQEERQALAVALNRLEDKSREAIELVFYQQLSRKQVAKLVGVSPMTMTRRLQKGILELTNVLQSAPESPEAQASG